One Ornithorhynchus anatinus isolate Pmale09 unplaced genomic scaffold, mOrnAna1.pri.v4 scaffold_88_arrow_ctg1, whole genome shotgun sequence genomic window carries:
- the LOC120638210 gene encoding vomeronasal type-2 receptor 26-like → MDLLHSHTSHLVLLFSIQITYGPFDPILHDKVQFPSLYQVAPRFSSLPWGMVRLMVHFGWTWVGLVVSDDMKGERFLLDLTREMARNSVCSAFTKKIPSGKFNLYIAQGIYSSVTATSAAVMAAYGDAGSLSLLRFVIENFGLSKMVLITTFHWDFTLSMTYETNSYDFHGTLTLANHAKDVPGFRDFLRTLKPAKYPEVIILKEFWESAFDCSLSLPEKSGIKCSENASLEMLPVHRFSLTMSALSYSVYNAVYAVAHGLQDLLLSNSNLESLENGDCLVPRPWQVIFPLAQGAGVG, encoded by the coding sequence ATGGATTTGCTACATTCTCACACCTCCCACTTAGTTCTGTTGTTCTCTATCCAGATCACCTATGGCCCATTTGACCCAATCCTGCATGACAAGGTACAGTTTCCATCTCTCTATCAGGTGGCCCCCaggttctcctctctgccctggggGATGGTCCGGTTAATGGTGCATTTCGGCTGGACCTGGGTGGGGTTGGTGGTATCAGATGATATGAAAGGAGAGAGATTCCTTTTGGATCTGACCAGGGAGATGGCCAGGAACAGTGTCTGTTCAGCTTTTACCAAGAAGATCCCTAGTGGAAAGTTCAACCTTTATATAGCCCAgggaatctactccagtgtcacGGCTACATCAGCTGCAGTGATGGCTGCCTATGGGGATGCAGGGTCCCTGAGCCTTCTGAGATTTGTGATAGAGAATTTTGGACTGTCCAAGATGGTTTTGATCACCACCTTTCACTGGGACTTCACTTTGAGCATGACCTATGAAACAAATAGCTATGATTTTCATGGGACTTTGACTCTGGCGAACCATGCTAAAGACGTTCCTGGTTTCAGGGATTTTTTGCGGACACTTAAACCAGCAAAATATCCAGAAGTCATTATCTTGAAGGAATTCTGGGAATCTGCCTTTGACTGTTCCTTATCACTGCCTGAAAAGAGTGGAATaaaatgctcagaaaatgcttCCTTGGAGATGCTGCCTGTGCACCGTTTTTCTCTGACAATGTCTGCCCTGAGTTACAGTGTGTACAACGCTGTGTATGCCGTGGCCCACGGGCTCCAGGACTTGCTTCTATCCAACTCAAACCTGgaatctctggaaaatggggactgccTGGTGCCTCGTCCTTGGCAGGTAATATTCCCGCTAGCGCAGGGAGCTGGTGTTGGGTAA
- the LOC100083842 gene encoding vomeronasal type-2 receptor 26-like: MSPSGTCELVKVGEMDPQAPPDQNVFINEAIIMWPGGSSQAPHSRCSRSCGPGFRKRTQQGEAVCCYFCVRCPEGEISNQTDAEQCVKCGEDQYSNMERDGCLHKAVTFLSHKEPLGLILVCTSLSFSLLTALVFGIFIKHRDTPIVRANNRNLSYTLLLSLMLCFLCALTFIGQPTPASCLLRQMAFGVVFTVAVSSILAKTFTVVLAFRATSLGSRVRRWVGPRASTSTVLSCSLVQVTICMIWLGTAPPFLEVDVHSEPRLIIVKCNEGSVTAFYCLLGYLGVLALVSFTVAFLARRLPDSFNEAKFITFGMLVFCSVWASFLPAYQSTKGKATVAVEIFSILASGAGLLSCIFFPKCYVILLRPDRNTREWLKRK; this comes from the exons ATGTCTCCCAGTGGAACTTGTGAGTTGGTGAAAGTCGGGGAGATGGACCCCCAGGCCCCCCCTGACCAAAACGTTTTCATCAATGAAGCAATAATCATGTGGCCCGGGGGATCATCTCAG GCTCCACATTCACGGTGCAGCAGGAGCTGTGGACCCGGATTCAGAAAACGCACCCAGCAAGGGGAGGCCGTCTGCTGCTATTTTTGTGTCCGGTGCCCAGAGGGGGAGATTTCCAACCAGACAG ATGCAGAGCAGTGTGTGAAGTGTGGTGAAGATCAGTATTCAAACATGGAGAGAGATGGCTGCCTCCACAAAGCGGTGACTTTCCTGTCCCATAAGGAACCTTTGGGACTGATCCTGGTCTgcacatctctctccttctctctcctcacagcCCTGGTTTTCGGGATCTTCATTAAGCACCGAGATACCCCCATAGTGCGAGCCAATAACCGCAATCTCAGctacaccctcctcctctccctcatgctCTGCTTTCTCTGTGCTCTGACCTTCATCGGCCAACCCACTccggcctcctgcctccttcGACAAATGGCCTTTGGGGTCGTGTTCACCGTGGCTGTCTCCTCCATCTTGGCCAAAACCTTCACCGTGGTTCTGGCCTTCAGGGCCACGAGCTTGGGGAGCAGGgtcaggaggtgggtggggcccAGAGCCTCAACCTCAACAGTCCTGTCCTGTTCCCTGGTCCAAGTGACCATCTGCATGATCTGGTTGGGCACTGCTCCCCCCTTCCTGGAGGTAGATGTGCACTCTGAGCCTAGACTCATCATTGTTAAGTGTAACGAGGGCTCCGTGACTGCCTTCTACTGCCTTCTGGGCTACCTGGGCGTTCTGGCTCTGGTGAGCTTCACTGTGGCTTTCCTGGCCAGGAGGCTGCCCGACAGTTTCAACGAGGCCAAGTTCATCACGTTTGGCATGTTGGTGTTCTGCAGTGtctgggcctccttcctccccgcaTACCAGAGCACCAAGGGGAAAGCCACGGTGGCCGTGGAGATCTTCTCCATCTTGGCCTCTGGTGCTGGACTTCTCAGCTGCATCTTCTTCCCCAAGTGCTACGTGATCCTGCTGCGGCCTGACAGGAACACCCGGGAGtggttgaagaggaaatga